The following coding sequences lie in one Mucilaginibacter sp. KACC 22773 genomic window:
- a CDS encoding protein-disulfide reductase DsbD domain-containing protein produces the protein MKKIILLSLLLLGGIFTTKAQILQPVHWSYAAKKINATEAVLFFKANIDGGWHVYSQYLKEGGPVPTSFSFKPSKDYMLTGKTSEPKPVVRMEKVFDMEVGFFENEVIFQQKIKLKNKQTTVSGTISYMTCNDQKCLPPSDAEFSIAIK, from the coding sequence ATGAAAAAAATAATCTTATTATCTCTACTGCTGCTCGGTGGCATTTTCACCACTAAAGCACAGATTCTACAGCCGGTACACTGGAGTTATGCTGCAAAAAAGATAAATGCCACGGAAGCTGTCCTGTTCTTTAAGGCAAACATTGATGGTGGATGGCATGTCTATTCTCAATATCTGAAAGAAGGCGGACCTGTCCCGACATCTTTTTCTTTCAAACCTTCAAAGGACTACATGCTTACTGGAAAAACCAGTGAACCTAAACCTGTCGTCCGGATGGAAAAGGTCTTTGATATGGAGGTCGGCTTCTTCGAAAATGAGGTAATCTTTCAGCAAAAAATAAAGCTTAAAAATAAGCAAACCACCGTTTCAGGCACAATAAGCTATATGACCTGCAATGATCAAAAATGCCTTCCACCTTCAGACGCAGAATTCAGCATAGCTATTAAATAA